A single region of the Oleispira antarctica RB-8 genome encodes:
- the alc gene encoding similar to allantoicase, translated as MSLVAKGNRLSTQYTDLAARRLGGQALLCSNDFFAEMENLLKAEAPLFQPGVFTERGQIMDGWESRRRRFLPDGTSDDGLNFDWCIIKLGSQGIIRGINANTAHFLGNAPQQVSLEVCNIQGEPTESTVWTPLIDITAVNPGSDNLIDVDAANPAAEQVWTHVRFNMFPDGGVARLNIYGEIVADHSWFLQGEPLDLAYIKNGARPVACSDMFFSAPENVLMPERGANMGDGWETKRRRTIGDVEVDRGNDWLILQLATRGNIEKILIDTCHFKGNYPNAFALEGAVLTSEQAANITALTADSHLEARFDKTGGKDELGIEWISIIERTALFADREHTFKDEVTAKGQSFTHVRLKMFPDGGISRIRLWGFSESL; from the coding sequence ATGAGTTTAGTCGCTAAAGGTAATCGTCTATCTACACAATATACTGACCTAGCTGCTCGTCGCTTAGGTGGTCAGGCACTTTTGTGTAGCAATGATTTTTTTGCTGAAATGGAAAATCTATTAAAAGCAGAAGCCCCTCTTTTCCAGCCGGGTGTTTTTACCGAACGTGGACAAATTATGGATGGCTGGGAAAGCCGCCGCCGTCGCTTTTTACCCGATGGTACTTCTGATGATGGTTTGAACTTTGACTGGTGCATTATCAAACTCGGCTCTCAAGGTATCATCCGCGGCATCAATGCCAATACGGCTCACTTTTTGGGTAATGCACCGCAGCAGGTTTCTTTGGAAGTCTGCAATATTCAAGGCGAGCCAACGGAGAGTACAGTGTGGACGCCGTTAATCGACATTACTGCGGTTAACCCAGGTAGTGATAATTTAATCGACGTAGATGCTGCCAATCCTGCGGCAGAACAAGTTTGGACTCACGTACGTTTTAACATGTTCCCTGATGGTGGTGTTGCCCGTTTAAACATCTATGGCGAAATCGTTGCAGACCATAGCTGGTTCTTGCAAGGCGAGCCATTAGATCTTGCTTACATCAAGAACGGTGCTCGTCCAGTAGCGTGTTCTGATATGTTCTTCAGCGCCCCTGAAAATGTATTGATGCCAGAACGTGGTGCCAATATGGGTGACGGCTGGGAAACGAAGCGTCGTCGTACCATAGGTGATGTTGAAGTCGATCGTGGTAACGACTGGTTAATTCTACAATTAGCTACTCGCGGCAATATCGAAAAAATATTAATCGATACTTGTCACTTTAAAGGCAACTATCCGAATGCTTTCGCTTTAGAAGGTGCGGTATTAACCTCAGAGCAAGCGGCGAATATCACGGCATTAACAGCAGATTCTCATTTAGAGGCACGTTTTGATAAGACGGGTGGAAAAGACGAATTAGGAATTGAGTGGATATCAATCATCGAACGTACTGCCTTGTTTGCCGATCGTGAGCATACGTTTAAAGATGAAGTGACCGCCAAAGGACAAAGCTTTACTCACGTTCGTTTGAAAATGTTCCCTGATGGTGGCATTAGCCGTATTCGTTTATGGGGATTCTCAGAGTCTCTTTAA
- the xdhC gene encoding Xanthine and CO dehydrogenase maturation factor: MSAPKHYIDGKNQWFDAVQSIQHRGDAYALVTVLGCTGSTPRDHSSKMVITAEQTFDTIGGGHLEFLVMKKARAIIASNAKTNKVEQEIHHFPLGASLGQCCGGSATVLIETFAACQFHVAIFGAGHVAKSIVTILSGLACKVSWIDSREDEFPLEIPANVHKIVTAEPCDELADLPNGSDILILTHNHQLDFELCLTALKRNRNPLQQLRSIGLIGSQTKALRFQKRLSDRLLDQDPQTLIKKTIDEQIKSIRCPVGLSSVPGKLPMEVAVSIVGELIAIDHASHQVTEEIGANAGSNSRVNSDNQSRETAKKSRGLAWQEIKQQLNGELDSKGQGTVLHLGKITDVDSQKK; the protein is encoded by the coding sequence ATGTCTGCGCCTAAGCATTACATAGACGGTAAAAATCAGTGGTTCGATGCCGTGCAATCAATACAGCACCGCGGTGATGCATACGCTCTGGTGACGGTATTAGGGTGCACAGGTTCTACTCCTCGAGATCATAGCAGTAAAATGGTGATCACCGCAGAGCAGACCTTCGATACTATTGGTGGTGGCCATCTTGAATTTCTCGTAATGAAAAAAGCTCGGGCGATTATTGCGAGCAATGCAAAAACCAATAAGGTTGAACAAGAAATTCATCACTTTCCGCTTGGCGCTTCATTGGGACAATGCTGTGGTGGCAGTGCGACGGTATTAATTGAAACCTTCGCTGCTTGTCAATTTCATGTTGCTATTTTTGGCGCAGGACATGTGGCTAAGTCAATTGTGACAATTTTATCAGGATTAGCCTGTAAGGTTAGCTGGATAGATTCACGAGAAGATGAATTTCCACTGGAAATTCCTGCAAATGTCCATAAGATTGTAACGGCTGAACCTTGTGACGAATTAGCAGACTTGCCAAATGGCAGTGACATACTAATTTTAACCCACAACCATCAGCTAGATTTTGAGCTGTGCCTTACAGCGTTAAAACGTAACCGTAATCCGCTGCAGCAACTGCGCTCGATTGGCCTTATTGGTTCACAGACCAAGGCGTTACGTTTTCAGAAGCGGTTATCTGATCGCTTACTTGACCAAGATCCTCAAACCCTAATAAAGAAAACAATAGACGAGCAAATCAAATCGATTCGCTGTCCTGTAGGGTTAAGTTCGGTGCCGGGTAAACTTCCAATGGAAGTTGCGGTTTCTATTGTAGGTGAATTAATCGCCATCGATCATGCTAGCCATCAAGTGACGGAAGAGATCGGCGCGAATGCTGGTTCTAATAGTCGTGTTAATTCGGACAATCAAAGCCGTGAAACAGCCAAAAAAAGCAGAGGTCTAGCTTGGCAAGAGATCAAGCAGCAGCTGAATGGCGAACTTGATAGTAAAGGCCAAGGAACCGTATTGCACCTTGGCAAGATCACTGATGTTGATAGTCAAAAAAAATAA
- a CDS encoding Transthyretin family protein, whose product MASPITTHVLDTNLGKPAVGVAVVLFKLDADKQYQKIAAGETNKDGRIVDWMEGQQREAGIYRIEFATDPYFEKQGKSCFFPTVTFDFRIENPDEHYHVPLLVSAFGISTYRGS is encoded by the coding sequence ATGGCCAGCCCAATTACGACTCACGTTTTAGATACCAACCTTGGCAAACCTGCTGTGGGTGTAGCAGTAGTACTTTTTAAACTAGACGCAGATAAGCAGTATCAAAAGATTGCTGCTGGTGAAACCAATAAAGATGGCCGCATAGTTGATTGGATGGAGGGGCAGCAACGCGAAGCGGGTATCTACCGCATCGAATTTGCGACGGACCCGTACTTTGAAAAACAGGGTAAGTCTTGTTTTTTCCCAACAGTTACTTTTGATTTCCGTATCGAAAACCCAGATGAGCATTATCATGTGCCTCTATTGGTTTCTGCATTCGGCATCTCTACGTACCGTGGTAGCTAG
- the guaD gene encoding Guanine aminohydrolase, whose translation MTSTQSTTVYRAAILNFLSDPDIDGEDAYQFFQDGALVIENGKVANLGEASEILATLAAGVKIVEYKDHLIIPGMIDTHIHYPQVEVIASYGEQLLDWLNNYTFPAERQFEDKEYASNIANFFLDELLKCGTTTALVFGTVHKQSVEAFFEASEARNTRMICGKVMMDRNAPEFLCDTPESSYEDSKSLIDTWHNNGRQLYAVTPRFAITSTHEQLQKAEQLMQEYPDVYLQTHISENKDEMAFVAELFPDAKDYLDVYDQYNLLGKRSVFAHGIHLNEREHQRFRETGSSVSFCPTSNLFLGSGLLDIKELEEQQVAYSVATDVGGGTSFSMLQTLSEAYKVTQLNGNKLSALKSLYLATLGNAKTLQLDDKIGSFKTGNEADFAVLDFNSTPLMALKQGKCKTLAEKLFAMIILGDDRAVQATYVAGNCVHDRDVTIHSDVNINSAGEK comes from the coding sequence ATGACCAGCACACAGAGCACGACTGTCTATCGAGCCGCTATACTTAACTTTCTGTCCGATCCAGATATCGACGGTGAAGATGCTTATCAATTTTTTCAAGATGGCGCATTAGTCATTGAAAATGGCAAGGTTGCCAATCTAGGCGAAGCCAGTGAAATATTAGCAACACTGGCAGCAGGCGTGAAAATAGTTGAATACAAAGATCACCTAATTATTCCAGGTATGATCGATACACATATTCATTATCCACAAGTCGAAGTGATTGCCTCTTACGGTGAACAACTCTTGGATTGGTTGAATAACTATACCTTCCCCGCTGAGCGCCAGTTTGAAGATAAAGAATACGCCAGCAACATCGCGAACTTCTTTCTCGACGAACTACTAAAATGCGGCACAACCACAGCATTGGTTTTTGGTACCGTGCATAAGCAATCAGTAGAAGCTTTCTTCGAAGCCTCTGAAGCACGTAATACCCGTATGATCTGCGGTAAGGTCATGATGGATCGTAACGCACCAGAGTTCTTGTGCGATACCCCTGAAAGCAGCTACGAAGATAGTAAATCGTTGATCGATACTTGGCACAATAACGGTCGTCAACTTTATGCGGTAACTCCACGCTTTGCGATTACATCGACGCACGAACAGCTGCAAAAAGCAGAGCAGTTGATGCAAGAATATCCTGATGTGTACTTGCAAACACACATCTCGGAAAACAAAGATGAAATGGCTTTCGTAGCGGAATTATTTCCAGATGCTAAAGACTACCTTGATGTCTACGACCAATATAACTTACTCGGTAAGCGCAGCGTATTTGCTCACGGCATTCACTTAAACGAACGTGAACACCAGCGTTTCCGTGAAACGGGCTCCAGTGTTTCTTTTTGCCCAACCTCAAACCTATTCTTAGGCAGCGGTTTGTTAGACATTAAAGAACTAGAAGAGCAGCAAGTAGCTTACAGTGTTGCCACAGACGTCGGTGGTGGTACGAGTTTCTCTATGTTGCAAACACTCAGCGAAGCTTACAAAGTAACGCAATTGAATGGCAATAAATTATCAGCATTGAAGAGCTTGTACCTTGCGACTTTAGGTAATGCGAAAACACTTCAGCTAGACGATAAAATTGGCTCATTCAAAACGGGTAACGAAGCAGACTTTGCCGTATTAGATTTTAATAGCACCCCACTAATGGCATTGAAGCAAGGCAAGTGTAAAACGTTGGCCGAGAAATTATTTGCCATGATTATTTTAGGTGACGACCGTGCAGTACAGGCAACCTATGTTGCTGGTAATTGCGTTCATGATCGTGATGTAACTATTCATAGCGATGTAAATATTAATAGCGCTGGAGAAAAATAA
- the xdhB gene encoding Putative xanthine dehydrogenase, XdhB subunit, which produces MRKLIDTHHSKNPEQALKNEQRTRPGKVKSKGQTGQSMKHDSAEKHVTGKAVYVDDMPEYPNQLHIAVGGSAYAHAKIKSIDLTSVRETLGVVDVITVHDVPGHVDIGPVFSGDPVLVEELCEYVGQPIFAVAANTMEIAKAAVAKASIEYDVLEPTLNVEKALADKFFVRPTHQHVRGDSAKALAAAPHRIQGQQHVNGQEHFYLEGQVCSVLPTEDGGMTVYSSTQHPTEVQKLVAEVLDISINKVKVEIRRMGGGFGGKETQAAPLACIAAIVANKTGRPVKYRMSRTDDMVMTGKRHPFFNRYDVGFDDQGIMLGSDIMVAGNCGNSPDLSDAIVDRAMFHSDNAYYLNNATVTGHRCKTHTISNTAYRGFGGPQGVILAELMMDDIARHLGEDPLTIRKRNLYGIKHDHIRTAAGEVDPRNQTHYGQTVEQKVLPELIEELEQTSNYWQRREEIKQFNANSPFLKKGLSLTPVKFGISFTVQFLNQAGALVHIYTDGSIHLNHGGTEMGQGLFVKVAQVVAEEFQVDLDTIQVSATNTEKVPNTSPTAASSGTDLNGMAARDACLRIKAGMLTFAAEHYGAAEENIYFDDNHLVVIKDSDKESASEEKLRIPFADFVQQAYMGRVPLSSTGFYKTPKIHYDRETGKGRPFYYYANGASVSEVLVDTLTGESRLVRTDILHDVGRSLNPAIDKGQIEGAFIQGMGWLTTEELKWNDQGRLLSNGPATYKIPAVGDTPFEFNVNLLEDRPNREETIYRSKAVGEPPFMLGISVWSAIRDAVASLADYNYSAPMDTPATPEEILKSVHNTKDFMRNKNAIAKGQKV; this is translated from the coding sequence ATGCGTAAATTAATCGATACTCATCACTCTAAAAATCCAGAGCAAGCATTAAAAAACGAACAGCGTACCCGACCTGGAAAAGTTAAAAGTAAAGGCCAGACGGGACAGAGCATGAAGCACGACAGTGCAGAAAAACATGTTACCGGTAAAGCTGTGTATGTCGATGACATGCCAGAATATCCCAACCAGTTGCACATCGCAGTGGGTGGTAGTGCTTACGCCCACGCGAAAATTAAGTCGATCGATCTCACTTCAGTTAGAGAAACTTTGGGGGTCGTTGATGTGATCACGGTACACGATGTACCTGGACATGTTGACATCGGCCCCGTTTTTTCTGGAGACCCTGTGCTGGTGGAAGAGCTGTGCGAATATGTGGGTCAGCCAATTTTCGCCGTCGCCGCCAATACCATGGAAATTGCGAAAGCTGCAGTGGCTAAAGCAAGCATCGAATACGACGTATTAGAGCCCACACTTAATGTAGAAAAAGCATTAGCCGATAAATTTTTTGTACGTCCAACTCATCAACATGTACGAGGCGATTCTGCCAAAGCACTCGCCGCCGCACCCCATCGAATCCAAGGTCAGCAGCATGTGAATGGCCAAGAGCACTTCTATTTAGAAGGCCAAGTCTGTTCTGTATTACCGACCGAAGATGGTGGCATGACAGTATACAGTTCTACTCAGCATCCAACCGAAGTGCAGAAGCTGGTGGCGGAAGTATTAGATATCTCCATCAACAAAGTAAAAGTAGAAATTCGCCGTATGGGCGGTGGTTTTGGCGGTAAAGAAACCCAAGCAGCGCCACTGGCGTGCATCGCCGCCATTGTGGCTAACAAAACAGGACGACCCGTTAAATACCGCATGTCTCGCACCGACGACATGGTCATGACAGGCAAGCGTCACCCATTTTTTAATCGCTATGATGTTGGCTTTGATGACCAAGGCATCATGTTAGGCAGTGACATCATGGTTGCGGGTAACTGTGGTAACTCCCCTGATTTATCCGATGCTATTGTCGACCGCGCTATGTTCCATTCAGACAACGCCTACTATCTAAATAATGCGACGGTTACAGGTCATCGCTGTAAAACCCATACTATATCGAATACGGCCTATCGTGGTTTTGGCGGCCCTCAGGGTGTCATCCTTGCAGAATTAATGATGGATGATATCGCTCGTCATTTAGGTGAAGATCCATTAACGATTCGAAAGCGTAATTTATACGGCATCAAGCATGATCATATTCGTACGGCTGCTGGCGAAGTCGACCCGCGTAACCAAACTCACTATGGTCAAACCGTTGAACAAAAAGTTTTACCTGAATTAATCGAAGAGTTAGAACAAACCTCTAACTACTGGCAGCGTCGCGAAGAAATTAAACAATTCAATGCCAATAGTCCTTTCTTGAAAAAAGGGTTGTCATTAACCCCCGTTAAATTTGGTATTTCTTTCACGGTACAATTTTTGAATCAGGCCGGAGCGCTCGTTCATATTTATACTGACGGCAGTATTCACTTAAACCATGGTGGCACGGAAATGGGTCAAGGCCTGTTCGTTAAAGTGGCGCAAGTCGTTGCGGAAGAATTCCAAGTTGATCTTGATACCATTCAAGTTTCAGCTACCAATACCGAGAAAGTACCCAACACTTCGCCGACAGCGGCATCGTCGGGCACCGATTTAAATGGCATGGCGGCTCGTGATGCTTGCTTACGAATCAAAGCTGGCATGCTGACCTTTGCTGCGGAACATTATGGTGCTGCAGAAGAAAATATTTATTTTGATGATAATCATTTGGTGGTAATAAAAGACTCTGACAAAGAAAGTGCCTCTGAAGAAAAGCTGCGCATTCCTTTTGCCGATTTTGTGCAGCAAGCCTACATGGGGCGTGTGCCACTTTCTTCTACCGGCTTCTACAAAACCCCTAAAATTCATTACGATCGTGAAACGGGCAAAGGTCGTCCTTTTTACTATTACGCCAACGGTGCTTCTGTCAGCGAAGTCTTGGTTGATACTCTGACGGGCGAAAGCCGTTTAGTCCGTACCGACATTTTGCACGACGTCGGTCGTTCTTTAAATCCTGCCATTGATAAAGGCCAAATTGAAGGCGCTTTCATTCAGGGTATGGGTTGGTTAACGACCGAAGAATTAAAATGGAATGATCAAGGCCGCTTATTATCCAATGGTCCTGCCACGTATAAAATTCCAGCGGTAGGGGATACACCATTCGAGTTCAATGTGAACTTGTTAGAGGATCGTCCAAATCGTGAAGAAACTATCTACCGTTCAAAAGCGGTCGGTGAGCCACCGTTCATGCTAGGTATTTCTGTTTGGTCTGCAATTCGTGATGCTGTTGCCAGTCTCGCCGATTATAACTACAGCGCACCGATGGATACACCGGCGACTCCTGAAGAAATTCTAAAATCGGTACACAATACCAAAGACTTTATGCGCAATAAAAATGCAATCGCTAAAGGACAAAAGGTTTAA
- the xdhA gene encoding xanthine dehydrogenase, XdhA subunit has product MSKPVIKFCLNGRWIEETAVTSDMTVLRYLRTQQILAGTKEGCGSGDCGACSVLLGERIADDTANESSEGQWHYQAINGCITFIAQLDGKSLITVDALATKGSAKDKEGDQLHPAQQAMVDYHGSQCGFCTPGIVMSLAALHENQRINKNSEPADHHQIIDALSGNLCRCTGYRPIIEAAENMNNYHNNSVDVGQVGIWQPAMNHDASADTKSGLIHTASKIDIESQSWSPKTEDELKVLLAQHPQARMVAGATDIALEVTQMNRRIPQLIAINDIASLKTIVIEDESIMIGAGVTYSQMEATLNEHFPEFGQLLHRFASRQVRNNGTMGGNVANASPIGDTPPVLLALGACIELASAEGSRWLALHDFFLDYKKTQQKPGEYLRMIRIPRLQANQVLKVYKISKRLEDDISAVLAAFKFTLEGKVGAQTVTAVTSGFGGMAGIPKAAMHLEQTLLNQQVSMAAFEQAAQVLEQDFNPMSDVRATSAYRMQVAQNLIQKCAFELSNPNAVTRIESLDKSELSLSEVNAEVANHA; this is encoded by the coding sequence ATGAGTAAGCCCGTGATTAAATTTTGTTTAAATGGCCGCTGGATCGAAGAAACAGCCGTCACAAGCGACATGACCGTTCTGCGCTATTTACGCACGCAGCAAATTTTAGCTGGAACCAAAGAAGGTTGCGGTTCTGGTGATTGCGGTGCCTGCTCAGTATTATTGGGTGAGCGTATTGCTGATGACACTGCAAATGAAAGCAGTGAAGGGCAGTGGCACTATCAAGCTATTAACGGCTGCATTACCTTTATCGCACAGCTCGATGGTAAAAGCCTGATTACGGTTGATGCCTTAGCAACCAAAGGTTCTGCTAAAGATAAAGAGGGCGATCAATTACACCCTGCCCAGCAAGCCATGGTCGATTATCACGGCTCTCAATGTGGTTTCTGCACACCAGGCATCGTTATGTCTCTGGCTGCGCTGCACGAAAATCAACGTATTAATAAAAACAGCGAACCTGCTGATCATCATCAAATTATCGATGCACTGTCTGGCAACTTATGTCGTTGCACAGGTTATCGGCCGATCATCGAAGCGGCTGAAAATATGAACAACTATCACAATAATAGTGTTGATGTAGGGCAGGTAGGTATTTGGCAGCCTGCCATGAATCATGATGCGTCCGCCGATACTAAATCAGGTCTGATACATACGGCTTCAAAGATCGATATTGAAAGCCAAAGCTGGTCTCCCAAGACTGAAGACGAATTGAAAGTATTGTTAGCTCAACATCCTCAAGCACGTATGGTTGCGGGGGCTACCGATATCGCGCTTGAAGTCACTCAGATGAATCGTCGTATACCTCAGCTAATTGCCATCAATGATATTGCGAGTTTGAAAACAATCGTGATAGAAGACGAATCCATCATGATCGGCGCGGGCGTAACCTACAGCCAGATGGAAGCGACATTGAATGAACACTTCCCAGAATTTGGACAACTATTGCATCGCTTCGCATCGCGCCAAGTGCGTAATAACGGCACTATGGGTGGCAATGTCGCCAACGCATCCCCTATCGGAGATACACCACCCGTATTATTAGCGTTAGGTGCGTGTATTGAATTAGCCAGCGCTGAAGGTAGTCGTTGGCTGGCGTTGCATGACTTCTTTTTAGATTATAAAAAAACGCAGCAAAAGCCGGGTGAATATTTACGCATGATTCGTATCCCGCGTCTGCAAGCTAACCAAGTATTGAAAGTTTATAAAATATCCAAGCGCCTTGAAGATGATATCTCAGCCGTATTAGCCGCCTTTAAATTTACTTTAGAAGGAAAGGTTGGGGCGCAAACCGTCACGGCAGTTACTTCAGGTTTTGGTGGCATGGCGGGCATACCAAAAGCCGCAATGCATCTTGAGCAAACATTATTAAACCAACAAGTTTCCATGGCTGCATTTGAACAAGCCGCACAGGTATTAGAGCAAGACTTTAATCCTATGAGTGATGTGCGTGCAACATCGGCTTACCGCATGCAAGTCGCGCAAAATCTTATTCAGAAATGTGCCTTTGAACTTTCTAATCCGAACGCAGTCACAAGAATAGAATCGCTTGATAAGAGTGAGCTATCCCTGAGCGAAGTTAATGCAGAGGTAGCTAACCATGCGTAA
- the allA gene encoding Ureidoglycolate hydrolase, which translates to MKEYKLTPLPLTKEAFAAFGDVVEVPDAKQSAQDGSADSSLIMINGGNTERYDSLVNVELEAAGGKSETHAVINIFRAQPRPVSKDLAMDIEMVERHPFGSQSFHPLSGEEYLVLVADAVEELTPENLHLFIARADQGINYHKNTWHHPVLGLNKVCDFLVVDRKGGGNNCEEYFFGEDVKIQITC; encoded by the coding sequence GTGAAAGAATATAAATTAACGCCCCTGCCATTAACCAAAGAAGCGTTTGCTGCTTTTGGTGATGTGGTTGAAGTGCCAGATGCAAAACAAAGTGCGCAAGATGGTTCTGCTGATAGCAGCCTGATCATGATTAATGGTGGCAATACCGAACGTTATGACTCTTTGGTAAATGTTGAATTAGAAGCGGCTGGTGGCAAGAGTGAAACTCACGCTGTGATTAATATCTTCCGTGCGCAGCCTCGCCCAGTCTCTAAAGATTTAGCCATGGATATCGAAATGGTTGAACGTCATCCGTTTGGTAGCCAATCTTTTCACCCGCTTTCTGGTGAAGAGTATTTGGTGCTGGTGGCCGATGCGGTTGAAGAGCTAACCCCTGAAAATCTTCACTTGTTTATTGCCCGTGCCGACCAAGGTATTAATTACCACAAAAATACTTGGCATCACCCAGTATTAGGATTGAACAAGGTATGTGATTTCCTTGTGGTCGATCGTAAAGGTGGTGGTAATAATTGTGAAGAATATTTCTTCGGTGAAGATGTAAAAATTCAGATTACTTGTTAA
- a CDS encoding Predicted membrane protein yields MEAYFLEWLNMFFRWFHVIAGVAWIGASFYFVWLDNSLENPPQWKKDKGIGGDLWAIHGGGFYEVAKYKLGPEKMPENLHWFKWEAYTTWLTGMVMLWIVYYIGAESFLIDSARMDFTQGEAIAAGMGFIIAGVAVYEAMVRSPLRHNGKVFGLILFAFLIFMSWFAFQIFSARGAYIHVGAILGTIMAGNVFLGIMPAQRALVDAVQRGESPDPKYGAFAKLRSTHNNYFTLPIIFIMISNHYPMTYGHEQGWLVLVAIGFISAYARHFFNLKNQGVSKPSILVISAIMLAALAAAMVPAKIEAQKGETILTDTQAMTIIGQRCISCHAVNPTHAGFASAPAGIILETVEQVLTVKDKMIPALQTGYMPLGNLTKMTDKERQQVMVWLSK; encoded by the coding sequence ATGGAAGCGTATTTTTTAGAATGGCTGAACATGTTCTTCCGTTGGTTCCACGTAATAGCGGGTGTCGCTTGGATTGGCGCCTCATTCTATTTCGTTTGGTTGGATAACAGCCTAGAAAATCCACCGCAGTGGAAGAAAGATAAAGGTATTGGCGGCGACTTGTGGGCGATTCACGGTGGCGGTTTCTACGAAGTGGCGAAATATAAGTTAGGGCCTGAGAAGATGCCTGAGAACTTACACTGGTTTAAGTGGGAAGCCTATACCACCTGGTTAACCGGTATGGTGATGCTCTGGATCGTGTATTACATCGGCGCTGAAAGTTTCTTAATTGATAGCGCGCGTATGGACTTTACTCAAGGCGAAGCGATTGCCGCAGGCATGGGTTTCATTATCGCAGGTGTCGCGGTTTATGAAGCGATGGTGCGTTCTCCATTACGCCATAACGGTAAAGTATTCGGCTTAATATTATTCGCCTTTTTAATTTTCATGTCGTGGTTTGCTTTCCAAATATTCTCTGCTCGTGGTGCCTATATCCATGTCGGTGCGATATTAGGAACGATTATGGCGGGCAATGTATTTTTAGGGATTATGCCAGCGCAACGAGCTTTAGTAGATGCCGTGCAACGTGGTGAATCGCCCGATCCTAAATACGGCGCGTTTGCAAAATTGCGTTCAACCCACAATAACTACTTCACCTTGCCCATCATTTTCATCATGATCAGCAACCATTACCCAATGACCTATGGTCATGAACAGGGTTGGTTGGTCTTGGTGGCGATTGGTTTCATCTCTGCTTATGCTCGTCACTTTTTTAACTTGAAAAATCAAGGTGTCAGTAAGCCGAGTATCTTGGTGATTTCAGCGATTATGTTGGCCGCTTTAGCAGCCGCAATGGTGCCTGCTAAGATAGAAGCACAGAAGGGCGAAACTATCTTAACTGATACTCAAGCGATGACGATTATTGGTCAGCGTTGTATTTCGTGCCATGCCGTGAATCCAACCCATGCAGGCTTTGCTTCGGCACCAGCGGGTATCATTCTAGAAACTGTTGAGCAGGTTCTCACGGTGAAAGATAAAATGATTCCAGCACTGCAAACGGGTTATATGCCATTAGGGAACTTAACTAAAATGACCGATAAAGAACGTCAGCAAGTCATGGTTTGGTTATCTAAGTAA